In the genome of Telluria beijingensis, one region contains:
- a CDS encoding TIGR03016 family PEP-CTERM system-associated outer membrane protein, whose protein sequence is MTITMVAEPRRASRRVRVLPRLLPLAAAMLAAAPAHAQWTVDPRVSLLETYTDNVDLRDDDLARSQWVTELRPSIAVAGQSRRLKVAAAANWHQYAYSDKSRVISPTDSRSSYSADLQGTVVDQMLYVDASANRSRSNILPFGPGVEGNPFSRDNQTDVKSWSVSPYLVRRLGRDATMQLRYTRDSVDSGERRLFGSSTGDTVMLNLASSAELRAVGWGFNYMRQDIDNRLVGESSSETVNASLRYRYSRTWTATTTAGYDRYDFEGPGPDTSGRNWSVGGIWTPSARTSVQAAIGRHLYGKTGSLSATVRARRTVWDIQYGDSITSSRSQYLLPAAVDTAAMLDRLFGSLFPDALERERAVAAYMQANGLPSSLANNINYLSNRYAREKALRASVAWRLARGTALASAYRTERRAVSDQQSDSPLLGNSLSSLNDNVRLHGGSLKYVHRLTPRAQLQTGADYRYSESLTTGIESRERLFYVRLDRDLGRHLKGSLEARRRNGGADFAGRRDYTENALTAQLFMTF, encoded by the coding sequence ATGACTATCACTATGGTGGCTGAACCCCGGCGCGCGTCCCGCCGCGTCCGTGTCCTGCCGCGCCTGCTCCCACTGGCGGCCGCCATGCTGGCGGCCGCGCCAGCCCACGCCCAATGGACGGTGGACCCCAGGGTCAGCCTGCTCGAAACCTATACCGACAACGTCGACCTGCGCGACGACGACCTGGCCAGGTCGCAGTGGGTCACCGAATTGCGGCCGTCGATCGCGGTCGCCGGCCAGAGCCGGCGCCTGAAGGTCGCCGCCGCCGCCAACTGGCACCAGTATGCCTACAGCGACAAGTCCAGGGTGATCAGTCCGACCGACAGCCGGAGCAGCTACTCGGCCGACCTGCAAGGCACCGTCGTCGACCAGATGCTGTACGTGGACGCTTCGGCCAACCGCAGCAGGTCGAACATCCTGCCCTTCGGCCCCGGGGTCGAGGGCAATCCGTTCTCGCGCGACAACCAGACCGACGTCAAGAGCTGGAGCGTCAGTCCCTACCTGGTGCGCCGCCTCGGCCGCGACGCCACCATGCAGCTGCGCTATACGCGCGACTCGGTCGATTCGGGGGAGCGCAGGCTGTTCGGCAGCAGCACCGGCGACACCGTGATGCTCAACCTGGCCAGCAGCGCCGAACTGCGCGCGGTCGGCTGGGGCTTCAACTACATGCGCCAGGACATCGACAACCGCCTGGTCGGCGAATCCTCGTCCGAAACCGTGAACGCCTCGCTGCGCTACCGCTACTCGCGCACCTGGACCGCGACCACGACGGCCGGCTACGACCGCTACGACTTCGAGGGCCCCGGTCCCGACACGTCCGGCCGCAACTGGTCGGTCGGCGGGATCTGGACGCCGAGCGCGCGCACCAGCGTGCAGGCCGCGATCGGACGCCACCTGTATGGCAAGACCGGCTCGCTGTCGGCGACGGTGCGCGCGCGCCGCACGGTGTGGGACATCCAGTACGGCGACTCGATCACCTCGTCGCGCTCGCAATACCTGCTGCCGGCCGCGGTCGACACCGCCGCCATGCTCGACCGCCTGTTCGGCAGCCTGTTCCCCGACGCGCTGGAGCGCGAGCGCGCGGTCGCGGCCTATATGCAGGCCAACGGCTTGCCGAGCAGCCTGGCCAACAACATCAATTACCTGAGCAACCGCTATGCGCGCGAAAAGGCATTGCGCGCCTCGGTGGCCTGGCGTCTGGCGCGCGGCACCGCGCTGGCGAGCGCCTATCGCACCGAACGGCGGGCCGTGTCCGACCAGCAGAGCGACAGCCCGCTGCTGGGCAACTCGCTGTCTTCGCTCAACGACAACGTGCGCCTGCACGGCGGCAGCCTGAAATACGTCCATCGCCTCACGCCGCGCGCGCAGTTGCAGACCGGCGCCGACTACCGCTACAGCGAATCGCTCACCACCGGCATCGAGTCGCGCGAGCGCCTGTTCTACGTGCGGCTCGACCGCGACCTCGGCCGTCACCTGAAAGGCAGCCTGGAAGCGCGCCGCCGCAACGGCGGCGCCGACTTCGCCGGCCGCCGCGACTACACCGAGAATGCCCTGACCGCCCAACTGTTCATGACGTTTTAA
- a CDS encoding XrtA/PEP-CTERM system-associated ATPase, whose product MYESYYGLSAKPFQLRPDPHFFFGSKGHKRAMAYLEYGLSQGEGFIVITGEVGAGKTTLVRNLLGRIALDQIVAAHIVNTSLDPEDTLRMVVSAFGLAYEGASKAELLNRLEQFLRSVDRQGKRALLVIDEAQNLNARTVEELRMLSNFQTDDRSLLQTFLLGQPEFRATLHSPTMQQLRQRVIASYHLGPMDAQETRAYVEHRLATVGWKGDPAFDDEAHAAIFAYSGGIPRKTNTLMDRVLLMGYLEELHGFTGAHVGEVVRDISDEFQAPDGLGEPDPASIRPAAGQHDLQHGERRSASVEQLDERMMRLEKSIVSVLSILKKIAATPSGAAPRHMDNQD is encoded by the coding sequence ATGTACGAATCCTATTACGGCCTGTCGGCCAAGCCCTTCCAGCTGCGCCCGGACCCGCATTTCTTCTTCGGCTCCAAGGGCCACAAGCGCGCCATGGCCTATCTCGAATACGGCTTGTCGCAGGGCGAGGGCTTCATCGTCATCACCGGCGAGGTCGGCGCCGGCAAGACGACCCTGGTGCGCAACCTGCTGGGCCGCATCGCGCTCGACCAGATCGTGGCCGCCCACATCGTCAACACCAGCCTCGATCCGGAAGACACGCTGCGCATGGTGGTGTCGGCCTTCGGCCTGGCCTACGAGGGCGCCAGCAAGGCCGAGCTGCTCAACCGCCTCGAACAGTTCCTGCGCAGCGTCGACCGCCAGGGCAAGCGCGCCTTGCTGGTGATCGACGAGGCCCAGAACCTGAACGCGCGCACGGTCGAGGAATTGCGCATGCTGTCCAACTTCCAGACCGACGACCGTTCGCTGCTGCAGACCTTCCTGCTGGGCCAGCCGGAGTTTCGCGCCACCCTGCACAGCCCCACCATGCAGCAGCTGCGCCAGCGCGTGATCGCCAGCTACCACCTGGGACCGATGGATGCGCAAGAGACCCGCGCCTATGTCGAGCACCGCCTGGCCACGGTCGGCTGGAAGGGCGACCCGGCCTTCGACGACGAGGCCCACGCCGCGATCTTTGCCTACAGCGGCGGCATCCCGCGCAAGACCAATACCCTGATGGACCGGGTGCTCCTGATGGGCTACCTGGAAGAGCTGCACGGCTTCACCGGCGCCCATGTCGGCGAAGTCGTGCGCGACATCTCGGACGAATTCCAGGCCCCGGACGGGCTGGGCGAGCCGGATCCGGCATCGATCCGGCCGGCCGCCGGCCAGCACGACCTGCAGCATGGCGAACGCCGCAGCGCCAGCGTCGAACAGCTCGACGAGCGCATGATGCGGCTCGAGAAATCGATCGTGTCGGTGCTGTCGATCCTGAAGAAGATCGCCGCCACGCCGTCCGGCGCGGCGCCGCGCCACATGGACAACCAGGACTGA
- a CDS encoding XrtA system polysaccharide deacetylase: MKMSAPAARPRPAPGEKIRNAMTCDVEDYFQVSAFAPYIDRASWPTRECRVEANMERILALYERHGVRATFFTLGWIAERYPAMVRRIVAAGHELASHGYGHLRASDQSRAEFDNDIRSSKALLEDIGGQAVVGYRAPSFSIGHANLWALDALHEAGYRYSSSIYPIAHDHYGMPDAPRFAFYPNGPDGLLEVPITTVKLAGRNLPAGGGGYFRLLPYALSRWMMDKVNREDREPALFYFHPWEVDPGQPRPEGLGAKARFRHYVNIGRMERRLEALARDFAWDRMDAIFLERR; encoded by the coding sequence ATGAAAATGAGCGCTCCCGCAGCCCGCCCGCGTCCCGCGCCGGGCGAGAAGATCCGCAATGCGATGACCTGCGACGTCGAGGATTACTTCCAGGTCTCGGCCTTCGCCCCCTATATCGACCGCGCCAGCTGGCCGACCCGCGAGTGCCGGGTCGAAGCCAATATGGAACGCATCCTGGCCCTGTACGAACGCCACGGCGTGCGCGCGACCTTCTTCACCCTGGGCTGGATCGCCGAGCGCTATCCCGCCATGGTGCGCCGCATCGTCGCCGCCGGCCATGAACTGGCCAGCCACGGCTACGGCCACCTGCGCGCCTCGGACCAGAGCCGGGCCGAGTTCGACAACGACATCCGCTCCAGCAAGGCGCTGCTGGAAGACATCGGCGGCCAGGCCGTGGTGGGCTACCGCGCCCCCAGCTTCTCGATCGGCCACGCCAACCTGTGGGCGCTCGACGCGCTGCACGAGGCCGGCTACAGATACAGCTCGAGCATCTACCCGATCGCCCACGACCACTACGGCATGCCGGACGCGCCGCGCTTCGCCTTCTACCCGAACGGCCCGGACGGCCTGCTGGAAGTGCCGATCACCACCGTCAAGCTGGCGGGGCGCAACCTGCCGGCCGGCGGCGGCGGCTACTTCCGCCTGCTGCCGTATGCCCTGTCGCGCTGGATGATGGACAAGGTCAACCGCGAAGACCGCGAGCCGGCCCTGTTCTACTTCCATCCGTGGGAAGTCGATCCCGGCCAGCCGCGTCCCGAAGGCCTGGGCGCCAAGGCGCGCTTTCGCCACTACGTGAACATCGGCCGCATGGAACGCCGCCTGGAAGCCCTGGCGCGCGACTTCGCATGGGACCGGATGGACGCGATCTTCCTGGAACGACGCTGA